Proteins from a genomic interval of Desulfobacteraceae bacterium:
- a CDS encoding DUF309 domain-containing protein — protein MILKTKRPPTPNAPGGCRTALQASETTAFDPFADRCARDLRNSLAKALAKALASGRPDGYRQLARRWRAGGLSTGCLRYLEERLGRYEQAMAACQALPDRSPLMTARVLWNLGLFFEVHEVVEEIWHTAIGGRREALKGLVQAAGVFVHREAGRNAPAARLATRASQRLARWGRYLPEIGNLEELLTVLAAYPASPCRLQPAAAGGGRGAGPNVQQKFDRG, from the coding sequence ATGATTTTGAAAACCAAACGGCCTCCCACCCCAAACGCCCCGGGCGGCTGCCGAACCGCGCTGCAAGCGTCGGAAACCACAGCCTTCGACCCCTTTGCAGACCGCTGCGCACGCGATCTGCGCAACAGCCTTGCGAAGGCGCTGGCGAAAGCTCTGGCAAGCGGCCGGCCGGATGGCTATCGTCAACTGGCGCGGCGCTGGCGGGCCGGGGGCCTTTCCACCGGCTGCCTGCGCTACCTCGAGGAGCGGCTGGGGCGCTACGAGCAGGCCATGGCGGCCTGCCAGGCGCTCCCCGACCGATCCCCCCTGATGACCGCCCGGGTGCTCTGGAATTTGGGCCTCTTCTTCGAAGTCCACGAAGTCGTGGAGGAAATTTGGCACACGGCCATAGGCGGCCGCCGCGAAGCCCTCAAGGGGCTGGTCCAGGCCGCCGGGGTTTTTGTGCACCGCGAGGCCGGCCGGAACGCGCCTGCCGCACGCCTGGCGACCCGGGCATCCCAACGGCTGGCGCGCTGGGGCCGATACCTCCCCGAAATCGGCAACCTGGAAGAGCTGCTGACGGTCCTGGCGGCCTACCCCGCCTCCCCCTGCCGCCTGCAGCCGGCAGCTGCAGGCGGCGGCCGCGGGGCCGGCCCGAATGTTCAGCAAAAGTTTGATCGGGGTTGA
- a CDS encoding NAD(P)-dependent oxidoreductase, producing the protein MADLGGKTIVITGASRGIGRAMALRFARDGANVVVAAKSVKPHPKLAGTLAETAAAVEQAGGHALAVKTDVRDEDQVEAMVAAAVATFGGIDALVNNAGAISLTTVANTPPKRYDLMQQINARAVFICSRAVLPHLKQSENPHILSLCPPISLAPRWLRDHAPYTLSKYGMTLLSMGMAEEFRAFGIAVNCLWPRTIIATAAIEFAVGDRNTLRYCRKPAIMADAAHAVLTSRARELTGRCLIDEALLRDRGVADFSVYANDPHMAGQPQLDLFIAD; encoded by the coding sequence ATGGCTGATTTAGGGGGCAAAACGATTGTCATCACGGGCGCCAGCCGCGGCATCGGCCGGGCCATGGCGCTCAGATTCGCCCGGGACGGGGCCAATGTCGTGGTTGCCGCCAAATCGGTCAAGCCCCACCCCAAACTGGCCGGAACCCTGGCGGAAACCGCTGCGGCGGTGGAGCAGGCGGGGGGCCACGCCCTGGCGGTCAAGACCGATGTGCGCGACGAGGATCAGGTCGAGGCGATGGTGGCGGCGGCCGTTGCGACTTTCGGTGGGATCGACGCCCTGGTCAACAATGCCGGGGCCATCAGCCTGACGACGGTGGCGAACACTCCGCCCAAACGCTACGACCTGATGCAGCAGATCAACGCGCGCGCCGTATTCATCTGCTCCCGGGCCGTTCTGCCGCACCTGAAGCAATCCGAGAATCCGCACATCCTCAGCCTCTGCCCGCCGATCAGCCTGGCGCCGCGCTGGCTGAGGGATCACGCCCCCTACACGCTTTCCAAGTACGGCATGACATTACTCAGCATGGGCATGGCGGAGGAATTCAGAGCCTTCGGGATCGCCGTCAACTGTCTGTGGCCGCGAACGATCATCGCCACCGCCGCCATCGAATTTGCCGTGGGGGACCGCAACACCCTGAGGTACTGCCGCAAGCCCGCCATCATGGCCGATGCGGCCCACGCCGTTCTTACCTCCCGCGCCCGGGAGCTGACCGGTCGGTGCCTGATCGATGAAGCTTTATTGCGGGATCGCGGGGTAGCGGATTTCAGCGTTTACGCTAACGATCCCCACATGGCGGGTCAGCCGCAACTCGACCTGTTCATTGCCGATTGA
- a CDS encoding DEAD/DEAH box helicase, whose product MTAEADSHDEKPRAPKPDFLTPTRFDQLDIPPPLQAGLESAGYTRCTPIQAQVLPVSLAGRDVAGQAQTGTGKTAAFLVTVMTRMMTFERKHPDLPAALVVAPTRELALQIHEDAEMLNRETHYRILSVVGGMEYREQAEALKKGVDIVICTPGRIIDYLKQGVFQPKDIRIVVIDEADRLFDLGFTQDMRYILRKLPHYEKRQSMLFSATLSYRVMELTYEYMNQPEFIAITPDMKTVEGIQQSLFHVGKESKLSLLLGLLAREAWERVLIFVNTKSGVEWLAWKLQGNGLPAEGITGDIHQRKRLRLMEEFRDGRIKILVATDVASRGIHVEDITHVINYDLPQDPENYVHRIGRTARAGKTGVALSLACEDYVLHLEPIEQMLGNAIPVVWPEDDWFVKDQAGPRPARKRPREKRDGRGRPAARGPRRAAPRKIKNGGPAVEAEAAKGDPAEGRTPAAARSNGRPMRKGRREMEATGVFKFGLTIAKTDAPAAAETPSEEAATEPKGAKPAKKHRPRRRRRKKSPAAATPAPEPQAEAE is encoded by the coding sequence ATGACAGCGGAAGCTGATTCCCATGACGAAAAACCCCGTGCCCCAAAACCCGATTTTCTGACCCCCACCCGCTTTGACCAACTCGACATCCCGCCCCCGCTTCAGGCCGGTCTGGAAAGCGCCGGCTACACCCGCTGCACCCCCATCCAGGCCCAGGTCCTGCCGGTCTCCTTGGCCGGCCGCGACGTGGCCGGCCAGGCGCAGACCGGAACCGGCAAAACCGCCGCTTTTCTCGTGACGGTGATGACCCGGATGATGACCTTTGAACGCAAACACCCCGACCTGCCGGCCGCCCTGGTCGTGGCCCCGACCCGTGAACTGGCCCTTCAGATCCACGAGGACGCCGAGATGCTGAATCGGGAGACCCACTACCGGATCCTCTCGGTGGTGGGGGGCATGGAATATCGCGAGCAGGCCGAGGCCCTGAAGAAAGGGGTGGACATCGTCATCTGCACTCCAGGCCGGATCATCGACTACCTCAAGCAGGGGGTGTTTCAACCCAAGGACATCCGGATCGTGGTCATCGACGAGGCCGACCGGCTCTTTGACCTCGGCTTCACCCAGGACATGCGCTACATTTTGCGCAAGCTGCCCCACTACGAGAAACGCCAGTCGATGCTCTTTTCCGCCACCCTCTCCTACCGGGTGATGGAGCTGACCTACGAGTACATGAACCAGCCGGAATTTATCGCCATCACTCCCGATATGAAGACCGTCGAGGGAATCCAGCAGTCCCTTTTCCACGTCGGCAAGGAGAGCAAGCTCTCGCTTTTGTTGGGGCTCCTGGCGCGTGAAGCCTGGGAACGGGTGCTGATCTTCGTCAACACCAAGTCGGGGGTCGAATGGCTGGCCTGGAAGCTTCAGGGCAACGGGCTGCCGGCCGAGGGCATCACCGGCGACATCCACCAGCGCAAGCGCCTGCGCCTGATGGAGGAGTTCCGGGACGGCCGCATCAAGATCCTGGTGGCCACCGATGTGGCCTCGCGCGGGATCCACGTGGAGGACATCACCCACGTCATCAACTACGACCTGCCCCAGGACCCCGAAAATTACGTCCACCGCATCGGCCGCACCGCCCGCGCCGGCAAGACCGGGGTCGCCCTCTCCCTGGCCTGCGAGGATTATGTCCTGCACCTGGAGCCCATCGAACAGATGCTGGGCAACGCGATCCCGGTGGTGTGGCCCGAGGACGACTGGTTTGTCAAAGATCAGGCCGGTCCCCGGCCGGCCCGCAAACGGCCGCGGGAAAAGCGCGACGGGCGGGGCCGACCGGCCGCCAGGGGGCCGCGGCGCGCCGCCCCGCGAAAAATAAAAAACGGCGGCCCGGCGGTTGAAGCCGAAGCCGCCAAAGGCGATCCGGCCGAGGGCCGTACGCCTGCCGCCGCGAGATCCAACGGCAGGCCGATGCGCAAAGGGCGGCGTGAAATGGAGGCCACAGGGGTTTTCAAATTCGGTCTGACCATCGCCAAGACCGACGCCCCCGCCGCGGCCGAAACCCCGTCCGAAGAGGCTGCGACCGAGCCCAAAGGCGCCAAGCCGGCCAAAAAACACCGCCCGCGGCGGCGGCGTCGCAAAAAGAGCCCAGCGGCGGCTACTCCCGCGCCAGAGCCGCAAGCAGAAGCGGAATAA